Proteins encoded within one genomic window of Sphaerotilus montanus:
- the cobT gene encoding nicotinate-nucleotide--dimethylbenzimidazole phosphoribosyltransferase, translating into MTAPTFTVPPIDDLQDEALTARVQTALDQKTKPQGSLGRLEALALKLAQIQGRDLPALEHPQMVVFAGDHGLAARGVSAFPSDVTWQMVENFLAGGAAVSVLARQHGLALTVVDAGVKHEFAPRPGLLQRKIGWGTADALDGPAMSAAECAAAIETGAGVVRSLPGNVLLFGEMGIGNTSSASLLMARLTGEAIDRCTGRGTGVDGPALVRKTEILRKVLARHAAATAPLDALAAFGGFEIAMLVGAVLEAAAQRRVIVVDGFIVSSAVLVASRLAPHVLQRCVFAHQSDESGHRLMLARLEAEPLLSLGLRLGEGSGAALAWPLLDSACRILAEMASFASAGVSDRAG; encoded by the coding sequence ATGACTGCACCCACCTTCACCGTTCCCCCGATCGACGATCTGCAGGACGAGGCGCTGACCGCGCGCGTCCAGACCGCGCTCGACCAGAAGACCAAGCCGCAGGGCTCGCTCGGCCGCCTCGAAGCGCTGGCGCTCAAGCTGGCGCAGATCCAGGGCCGCGACCTGCCGGCGCTGGAGCATCCGCAGATGGTCGTGTTCGCTGGCGACCACGGGCTGGCGGCGCGCGGTGTCTCGGCCTTCCCGAGCGACGTGACCTGGCAGATGGTCGAGAACTTCCTGGCCGGCGGCGCTGCGGTCAGCGTGCTGGCGCGCCAGCACGGGCTGGCGCTGACGGTGGTCGATGCCGGCGTGAAGCACGAGTTCGCGCCGCGTCCGGGCCTGTTGCAGCGCAAGATCGGCTGGGGCACGGCGGATGCGCTGGACGGTCCGGCGATGAGCGCGGCCGAGTGCGCCGCGGCGATCGAGACCGGCGCGGGGGTCGTGCGCAGCCTGCCGGGCAACGTACTGCTGTTCGGCGAGATGGGCATCGGCAACACCTCGTCGGCCTCGCTGCTGATGGCGCGGCTGACCGGCGAGGCCATTGACCGCTGCACCGGCCGCGGCACCGGCGTGGACGGCCCGGCGCTGGTGCGCAAGACCGAGATCCTGCGCAAGGTGCTGGCCCGCCACGCCGCGGCGACCGCGCCGCTGGATGCGCTGGCGGCTTTCGGCGGTTTCGAGATCGCGATGCTGGTCGGTGCGGTGCTGGAGGCGGCGGCGCAGCGGCGGGTCATCGTCGTCGATGGCTTCATCGTGAGCAGCGCGGTGCTGGTGGCGTCGCGCCTCGCGCCGCACGTGCTGCAGCGCTGCGTGTTCGCGCACCAGTCGGACGAATCCGGCCACCGGCTGATGCTGGCGCGTCTGGAAGCCGAGCCGCTGCTGAGCCTCGGCCTGCGGCTGGGCGAAGGCTCCGGCGCGGCGCTGGCCTGGCCGCTGCTGGACTCGGCCTGCCGCATCCTGGCGGAGATGGCGAGCTTCGCCTCGGCCGGCGTGAGCGACCGCGCGGGCTGA
- the cobS gene encoding adenosylcobinamide-GDP ribazoletransferase has product MRWLVHELRLFCIALQFFTRIPVPAWVGWTPEWMHASARHYPAVGLCIGAAGAAVLALAAQVWPFSVAVGLSMAATVWMTGGFHEDGLADTCDGLGGTVSRERALTIMKDSRLGSYGALGLVGVLGLKAVTLHGLVTVDLLPAAVATVWAHALSRVAPVVLLWVLPYAGDLEHAKAKPMAQQISGRGLLVVIGWAVVVSVAAVAVLGDPRPVLAGLLGLAGMVLWCGRWFHGRLGGYTGDTLGASQQLSELAALLGWLAVLHG; this is encoded by the coding sequence ATGCGCTGGCTGGTCCACGAACTCCGCCTGTTCTGCATCGCGCTCCAGTTCTTCACCCGCATCCCCGTGCCGGCCTGGGTCGGCTGGACCCCCGAGTGGATGCACGCCAGCGCCCGCCACTACCCGGCGGTCGGGCTGTGCATCGGCGCAGCTGGCGCGGCGGTGCTGGCGCTGGCGGCGCAGGTCTGGCCCTTCTCGGTCGCGGTCGGGCTGTCGATGGCGGCCACCGTCTGGATGACCGGCGGCTTCCACGAGGACGGCCTGGCCGACACCTGTGACGGCCTCGGCGGCACGGTCAGCCGCGAACGGGCGCTGACGATCATGAAGGACTCACGCCTGGGCAGCTACGGCGCGCTCGGGCTGGTCGGCGTGCTCGGGCTGAAGGCGGTGACGCTGCACGGCCTCGTCACCGTGGACCTGCTGCCCGCCGCCGTCGCCACCGTCTGGGCACACGCGCTGTCGCGGGTCGCGCCGGTCGTGCTGCTGTGGGTGCTGCCCTATGCCGGTGATCTGGAGCACGCCAAGGCCAAGCCGATGGCGCAGCAGATTTCCGGCCGCGGGCTGCTCGTCGTGATCGGCTGGGCGGTCGTGGTGAGCGTCGCCGCAGTCGCTGTGCTGGGTGATCCGCGGCCGGTGCTGGCGGGGTTGCTCGGGCTGGCGGGCATGGTGCTGTGGTGCGGGCGCTGGTTCCATGGCCGGCTGGGCGGCTACACGGGCGACACGCTGGGCGCCTCGCAGCAGCTGAGCGAACTGGCGGCGCTGCTGGGCTGGCTGGCGGTGCTGCATGGCTGA